In Syntrophales bacterium, the genomic stretch GCCAATATGACATCCGCTGACAAGAACAACCGGGGCACCTTGAAGAAAGCCATGCCAGATGAATTCTTCATCAACACGGCCTGAACACATGGTTCGTATAAGACGAACGTTGGCAGGATATTGCAAACGCGAGACGCCCGCATAATCTGCCCCGGCATATGAACACCAGTTGCAGGCGAATGCCAGAACCTTCTCTCCGGGCGTTTCTTCAAGCATGGCATCGATCTGCCTGGTGATCTGATCATCCGTAAAATGGTTCATGATGATGGCCCCAAAAGGACATTCTGCAGCACAGGTACCGCAACCGGCACATGCCGCGGTATTTACGACCGCCGGAGTTTTTTTCTTTACATCAACGGTAATCGCATTGTAAGGGCACACCTCCACACATATTCCACAGGATTTACAATGCTCATGAATTATTTCGGAGGTAATTGGTTCTGAAGTAATTTCACCTTTATGCATCAGCCTTATGGCACGCGCGGCTGCTGCGGAGGCCTGAGTAACGCTATCTTTTATGTCCTTTGGACTTTCAGCGCATCCACAGTAAAAAACGCCCCGCGTGGCAGCATCTACCGGCAGCAGTTTTGGATGGGCTTCCAGGAAAAACCCATCGGAAGTCAACTGAAGCCCCAGCATTTCCTGAAGTTTTTTGGTGCCTTGTGCCGGCTGGATACCCAGGGCCAACACCAGCATATCCAGGTCATAAAAATCCAGTTTTCCCGTGGCTGTATTTTCAACTGCGACTCTAAGACTTTTATCCGGCAGCTCCTCTACATTGCCCGGTAAACTCCTCAGATAATGAACCCCCAATCTGCGGCTGCGCATATAAAGTTCTTCGAAACCTTTCCCAAATGCGCGAATATCGATATAGAATACCTTTATGTCCATTTCAGGATAATGTTCTTTAAGTATCAGAGTGCTCTTTACAGTATTCATACAGCAAACATTTGAACAGTAACTGCTGCCTTTCCTCGCAGAACGGGAACCGACACATTGAATAAAACCGATGGATACTGGTCTTTTTTTGTCTGTGGGACGTATCAGCTCTCCCTGGGAAGGGCCTCCCGCATTGACAAGTCGCTCAAATTCCATACTGGTCAGCACATTTTCAAACCTTGTGTATCCGTATTCGTCAAGCTCAGTGGGATTATAGGGCTCCAGACCGGTTGCCACAATAATAGAGCCCACTTTTTCCACAAACTCTTCATCGGACATGTTAAAATCAATACAGCCCTTATCACAGGCATCGATGCATTTGGAACATACGGAAGGGGTATGACCGAGGCATTCATTGATATTAATCAAATAAGCAGAAGGTACAGCCTGGGGAAAGGGTGAATAAATGGCCTTGCGTGAAGAAAGCCCCACATCGAACTCATCCGGGCGAACTACCGGACAAACTTTTGCGCATTCTCCACATACCGTGCACTGATTTTCGTCCACATAGCGTGCCCTCTTAACAATCCGAACCTCAAAGTTGCCCACATAACCTTTAACATCCACAACCTCACTCATGGTGAGGAGTTTTATCCTGGGATGTCGACCGACATCCGTCATCTTCGGCCCGAGAATTCAGATGGAACAGTCCATGGTGGGAAAGGTCTTTTCCAGTTGAGCCATAATACCGCCAATGGACGGCTTCTTCTCCACCAGGATGACTTCATAGTCACTGTCTGCAAGATCAAGAGCGGCCTGAATTCCGGAAATACCACCTCCAATAATCATGGCCCGTTTTGTAAGTGGCAGAATTTCTTCAGTGAGCGGCCAGAGCAGTCGCGCCCGTGAAACAGCCATTTTTACCAGATCCGTAGCCTTTTGCGTGGCGGCTTCGGGCTCATGCATATGAACCCAGCTGCATTGTTCACGAAGATTGGCCATTTCGAGTAGATAAGGGTTGAGACCAACGGACTGTATCATCTGGCGAAATGTAGGTTCATGAAGCCTCGGTGAACAAGAGGCTACCACAATTCGGTCCAATTTATGTTCAACGATATCATCTTTGATTTCCTGCTGTCCCGGTTCCGAACAGGCATAAATAAGATCTTTTGAAATAACAACATCATCAAGTTCTGATGCTATTTCAGCCACCTTCCGGCAGTCCACTGACTGGGCAATATTTAAACCACAGTGGCACACATACACACCAACACGCACCTCCTGCACGGCAGCGGTCGAAATTTTTGCTAAATTACTTGCTTCCATCTTTGTTCCTCAAATTATAATATTTATATTAACGAAAGGTAATCACCAACTATCTCCTGTGAAAACAATTACTTCCAGTATATAGTCCTGGCAATAAGACTTGCCAGGTCTACCATTTCAATCTCAAGCTCCTCTCCTCGAAAAGGGTCCTCCATGGCACATTTCAGATGAATCTGGCATTTCGGACAAGCAGTGACCAGAAGATTGCTTCCCGTATCATGTGCCTGCTTGAGACGCTTTACTTGAAGTGTTTTACTGAAAGAATCACATCCGGTCCATGCACAGTTTCCACAGCATATAGCAGAATTTCCACTGTTCTGCATTTCCTGGAAACTGACGGCTTTGAGATGACTAATCAGCATTCGTGGCAACTCTGCCCCCTGTTCAAATCGGCTCAGGCGGCATGGATCCTGAAAGGTCAACCTCTTGTCAATTTTTTTGAAATCAACGGCGCCCTTGGCAATTTCGTTTTCCAGAAAACTATAAAGGTGCGTTACCTTGACATTTAATTCTATTCCTTGCCGCTGATAGTCGTGTGAGAGCGTCCGGTAACATTCCGGACAAGCAGTAATAACTTCCTCGACTCCAAGGTCTTGAATCATTTCCACGTTTAAGGCACCGAGCTTCTTGTAATTATCCCGGTCGCCGGACCAGAGGAGATCATGTCCACAACATCGTTCATCGTGAAGCAGTGCAGGTTGAATATCAAAAAAATTGATGAGGCGAAGACTGTCTACCAGAATATCTCTGGTTTTAACACCGAGATGTTTTCTGAAAAATATGTCTAAGTACGTCGCACACCCGCCCCAAAAAAGGACATTGCTTTCGTCATCAATGACAATATCTTCGGGAAGCCAGTCCCAGCGTTTTGCAGTCAGTCCGGGAGATGTCATCACTCTCATAAGAGAGTGAAAAAAGCCCCCGTGAACCGGATGAGTATCTCCTTTTCTTTTCTGTATAAACGCCCGGATATCCCTGATAAACCCCGGGAAATTGATGGCAGAGGGACATCGATCATAACAGAGCCCGCAAGTCAGGCATGCAAAGACATTATCCTGGACTGAAGGAGAATCTATATCACCTGCTATTATAGAAGTCACCAGAGCACGGGGAGAAAACGGTTTTCCAGCCACAGCCAGCGAACAGGCAGACGTGCATTTTCCGCAGTCCTGGCATGCAAAGACATTATGAAAAGAAACAATATCGGCCACTGATTCCCCGCTGATAACTTCTTCCGGTGCCTCTCCGACCGGGATCACCGGACTTTTTCCCAACCGTTTTATTTGATCTGTAAAATCTACAAGAAACTGCAGCAATTCATCTGATTCATCAGGTAAAAACGTGGCCCAACAAAGACGATCTTTTCCCAAACCTAAACATTGAAGAATTTCCCGTGAGTCTGCCGTATTATCGTGGGCAGTGACAGTTCCACTTCCATATCGACAAGTTCCGGGGTCACACCCAACGAGAGCAACTCCATCGGCTCCTTTTTCAAAAGCTTTTAAAAGTAACGCCTTGCTGATTCTTCCGGTACAGGGTATCCGAATCATTCTTATTTCAGGAGGAATTTCAGCCCTCTGATCCTGAAGAGTTTGAAATGCAGAATGCGGTCCCCAGTTACACATGAACAAGGCAATATTGAAATTATCCATTTTCCCCTTATAATCCTTAAATCCTATAATAACTCCTCAAGCATTCGTTCAAGAAACCTCTGGCTTCTATATGGACTGTCAGCGGCATTAGTGGGACAAACGGAAATACAGTTTCCGCATCCTTTACACAGTGCTTCATCCACCGACGCACACCATCCATCAACGGCATTTCTTTTCAGAGAAACCGCCATATATGGGCACACTCGCAAGCACCGACCGCAACCGCGGCATAATGTCTCATCTACCACAACGGTAAATCCTTTGCTCTGACGAGGCCCACGGGGCATCACAGTAGCTGCCAGAACCGCAGCAGCCATTCCCTTCTTTCTTTTAGAAACATTTACCCCCGGCGGATCTGCCAAAAAGAGTCCTGAGATGGAAGTAGCTCCAGGATAAAAAAATGATATGCCAGGGATACCTTCTTGTTGATAAACGGTTTTAATCTGACCTGACAGTCCTTCAGTCTGTATATATTGAATCGCCTTTCTCGACTTCTCGTCCAGGATAACCGCTCCTACCCGAAGGGTTTGCTGAAAACCGTCCGATTCAACAAATACGTTGAAATTACCCAGGGTTCCACTCAATCTCTCAACGGAAGACCTGCTAAAAATGTGAACATTTGGACGACTCAGTTGTTCAGGCACAGGGTTTTCTGATGATCCAAACCAGAATACCTCCAGACCAGCTTCTGCAAGCGTGAAAACACTGTTAAATGCGGCCTCAGACTTTCCTATCACTGCAGTGGTAAAATTATAGTTTCTTGCAAGTACAGGAAGGGATTTTAAAATTCTTGCACGTCTGACCGACCGATCAATCAATCCTGAAAATCTGTTTAATGCCAGGGAAGGATCCTGACCTATCAATCGCAAGACCTCTCCTCTCAGATTGCAGGTTTCAACCATAGCGCGGCTTACCCCTGATCCGGTAAAGATGGAATGTTTCAGCCGGCTTCTCTGGTCTGTACATGCACTGCATGCAAAATTCATCGGGCAGCATACACAGGAGGCTAAAACCATGCGGGTTATACCTTTTTCGCGAATGGTTCTTAATATCCTTGTAGATCCTTCCGGCGTACAGGCAGAAGAAATCTCTTCAGCATGGACCACCTCTGTTAGATTACTCAATCCGTTTACGTATTCACTCATGCCATCAAGCCACCCGAGGGAATCGTTACACCTGCATACAAAAATTCCCAAACGAATAT encodes the following:
- the hdrA2 gene encoding CoB-CoM heterodisulfide reductase HdrA2, with the protein product MEASNLAKISTAAVQEVRVGVYVCHCGLNIAQSVDCRKVAEIASELDDVVISKDLIYACSEPGQQEIKDDIVEHKLDRIVVASCSPRLHEPTFRQMIQSVGLNPYLLEMANLREQCSWVHMHEPEAATQKATDLVKMAVSRARLLWPLTEEILPLTKRAMIIGGGISGIQAALDLADSDYEVILVEKKPSIGGIMAQLEKTFPTMDCSIUILGPKMTDVGRHPRIKLLTMSEVVDVKGYVGNFEVRIVKRARYVDENQCTVCGECAKVCPVVRPDEFDVGLSSRKAIYSPFPQAVPSAYLININECLGHTPSVCSKCIDACDKGCIDFNMSDEEFVEKVGSIIVATGLEPYNPTELDEYGYTRFENVLTSMEFERLVNAGGPSQGELIRPTDKKRPVSIGFIQCVGSRSARKGSSYCSNVCCMNTVKSTLILKEHYPEMDIKVFYIDIRAFGKGFEELYMRSRRLGVHYLRSLPGNVEELPDKSLRVAVENTATGKLDFYDLDMLVLALGIQPAQGTKKLQEMLGLQLTSDGFFLEAHPKLLPVDAATRGVFYCGCAESPKDIKDSVTQASAAAARAIRLMHKGEITSEPITSEIIHEHCKSCGICVEVCPYNAITVDVKKKTPAVVNTAACAGCGTCAAECPFGAIIMNHFTDDQITRQIDAMLEETPGEKVLAFACNWCSYAGADYAGVSRLQYPANVRLIRTMCSGRVDEEFIWHGFLQGAPVVLVSGCHIGDCHYIDANHWTEKRIKKIHKRMEKLGIRPERLQLAWISAAEGIRFAEVMHKMEKLRQEVSDQEIAETIEILKNRKK
- a CDS encoding hydrogenase iron-sulfur subunit; amino-acid sequence: MDNFNIALFMCNWGPHSAFQTLQDQRAEIPPEIRMIRIPCTGRISKALLLKAFEKGADGVALVGCDPGTCRYGSGTVTAHDNTADSREILQCLGLGKDRLCWATFLPDESDELLQFLVDFTDQIKRLGKSPVIPVGEAPEEVISGESVADIVSFHNVFACQDCGKCTSACSLAVAGKPFSPRALVTSIIAGDIDSPSVQDNVFACLTCGLCYDRCPSAINFPGFIRDIRAFIQKRKGDTHPVHGGFFHSLMRVMTSPGLTAKRWDWLPEDIVIDDESNVLFWGGCATYLDIFFRKHLGVKTRDILVDSLRLINFFDIQPALLHDERCCGHDLLWSGDRDNYKKLGALNVEMIQDLGVEEVITACPECYRTLSHDYQRQGIELNVKVTHLYSFLENEIAKGAVDFKKIDKRLTFQDPCRLSRFEQGAELPRMLISHLKAVSFQEMQNSGNSAICCGNCAWTGCDSFSKTLQVKRLKQAHDTGSNLLVTACPKCQIHLKCAMEDPFRGEELEIEMVDLASLIARTIYWK